The nucleotide sequence TCTAGCCAAATGAGAAACTGTCTATTTAAGGGTTGAGAAGACATACTTAGAAAAAAGATCTTGTAAATGTAAAAGAGAGTGTTTTCTCTTTCTTCATTAGTTGATTAATCCCACACCGGCCAATACAAACAGAGAATGAACAAATGCTGTAGAATAAAATATGAGCTGATCTGACAAAGAAACATACTTACCTGGACGGGGTCAATGGGCGATCAAAAAGACTCATGGCCTAGGCTTGTGACCTCCATTGCACTTTGGAGGGGTGCTAGCCTAAGGTCGGCCCAAGTGGTCGAGCCTACGTCATAATTTGTGGTAGTGGGGGCCTGCGTTCGCGCGGCCCCTATCCAATCCTCAGTTCAAATTTTGTGGTCCGTTCCAGTTTTAGTTTCAGTTTAAGGTCAGCAAAGCAAACTCTTGTCGCTACTGAAATCCCAGGAGAGCGTTATTGCATAAGTGTTATATCCTgttgagtttttttttgtttttaagatgaaatagtcttaaaatgagggtgaatgggaaatggagggaaaatgaaatttttgagtaaaattttaagttttcccctcttgacaatgagacattgtcccatattggaagaggaagagatttttggtgggtatatatataattgctcttcttgtagctcttaaagagttaagaagaaaacaagtctcgcgccgtcgtcgctcgctcggcttcggattcggtcaattgattgattaattttttggatcaaatttatttgttaatagtaaatattaacgtaagattatctgcatttgtaacggatatttttcaatccgtatattgaccatttggcagccgcctaatgctcttcccaccatgaatgtacttgctccacaaacaagctaatgcttaCTCCACCctggagggtggacgtttggtcttcttcaacactggctgctatatatatatatatgcagcagatgttgaagaaagacactcaaGAACACAAGACACAAACTgaaaatcgctcaacagatttggctatacattgcactccttcctctcagcatttccatacgattttctgagtttctactccctcgttctgcattgtttttaacttcaaacaaagcaactgtaagtgtgatttgctaccgaactttgtgttcgctgaaacactggggtttgaagtaccgctacaccagtgtgtgattcgttctatcctgggaggaaataatccataaccttgggtactaggaggggattaaattccttaaggaaacactgtgaattcagtgggctcgaattaattactgtttcattacgataacttatattttgcagaattattatttacaaatacagtaaTATTAGCGGGACCAACATATCCTTTGTTATTTGGAGACTAGGATCTCCCAATTACATCTAATacaatatgataaatgaaatTTTATCTAAAATTATTCTCTTTCCTAATattttatattgttgttattttgttttCGCCAAATGGCTTCTGCCCACTTAAACTTGTTGGATATTTAAAAGTCGATACATAaacattttactttttcttttgaacacTCAAACTCATTTTTCCCGTAACTAATAAACACAATTGATAAGAGACCATACGTGTCCATCCAATCATCAAATGACCAATGGATGGTCTTACATGTCGCGTGAAAACCATAACCCAACAAATTTGGATCCCTTCCAAAATCGATCATAAATCACTCATCCATTTTTTCCCCTTATATTATATGTTAATCTCGTTTTGATTGAGCTTTGTTTGGTCCAAGTGATGCAAAACTTAGCTTCAACTCCACAATGACAATATAcaactttttatcattttcatggtccggagaaagaaaaaaaattagaattggaGCTTCAGATTTTACAAAATGGAGGGATGGAGCTTCAAATTTCAACCAGAAGTTTGATTAAATTAAGCCACTCTTTTATAGTTTGGAGTTCACATTATTTGCTGAATAATGATTATGGCCGCATTTTGAGGCGTCCATTCCTTTCAAGAACATATTCAAAACCAAAATCACCTATTCAAAAACATATACAGTCAAAACCCCACTTAGAATCTACCACAAGACAGTCCATTTGTAGCTTTAACAAAATGATTATGACATTAGGCCGTCAAGGCAAAGTTATAGAAGCTAGGAAGGTGTTCGACGAAATGCCTCGAAGAGATGTTGTTTCTTATGCTTCAATGATTACTGTTTATTTAAAACATAAGGATCTTCCTAAAGCTGAGAGGTTGTTTTATTCCATGCCTGAGAGAAATGTAGTGTCTGATTCTGCTATGGTTCATGCATATGCTAAAGTTGGCAGACTCGATGAGGCTCGAAGAATCTTTGAGCGAATGCCTGATAGAAACGTTTATGCGTGGACCAGTTTGATTTCTGGGTATTTTCAGAACCGTAGAGTGGATGAAGCTCGAAAGTTGCTTCAAGAAATGCCTGAGAAAAATGTGGTTACCTGGACTACAGCAATGGTGGGCTTTGCTCAAAATGGTTTGATTACTGAGGCACGGCGTATTTTTGATCAGATTCCTCAGAAAAATGTCATTGTTTGGACGGCGATGATCAGGGCTTATGTTGAAGATAGTCAGGTGGATCAAGCTCTTGAGCTCTTTGATAAGATGCCTGAACGTAATTTATATTCTTGGAATGTTATGGTTCAAGGTTGTTTACATGATAACAGGGTGAACAACGCTTTGGAACTATTTAACGCAATGCCATGGAAAAATGCAGTTTCTTGGACAACTATCGTTACTGGTCTTGCACGAAATGGGTTGATAGAATTGGCAAGAGAGTACTTTGATCAAATGCCAAATAAGGATCCAGCTGCGTGGAACGCTATGATAACGGCCTATGTTGATGAAGGCCTAGTGTCTACGGCCAATGCACTTTTTGATTTGATGCCTAATAAAGATATTGTAAGTTGGAATGTAATGATTGACGGGTACGCAAAAAGTGGCCTTGAGGGTGAAGCATTGAAGTGTTTCATTCTCATGCTTCGGTCGGGCTTAAGGCCTAATCAGACTACTCTTACCAGTGTAGTGACCTCGTGTGTGGGCATCTTGGAGTTATTGCAAGCACATGTTCTTGTTTTACTGCTAGGATTTGACCAAGACACTTCGCTTAATAATGCTCTCGTCACCATGTACTCCAGATGTGGAGATATAAACTCATCATTGATCACTTTTGAGAATCTCAAAGTAAAGGATGTTGTTTCATGGACTGCAATGATACTGGCATATGCTAATCATGGTCTTGGAAACCAAGCATTACAAGCCTTCGCGCAAATGCTAAGGTCCGGTAACAAGCCAGATGAGATCACTTTTGTGGGACTTTTGTCAGCTTGTAGTCATGCCGGTCTTGTTAAGAAAGGTCGAAAGTTTTTCGAGTCTATGAGACACGCGTATGGTTTAAAACCGAGGGCTGAGCATTATTGTTGCCTTGTCGACATTTTAGGTCGTG is from Nicotiana tabacum cultivar K326 chromosome 18, ASM71507v2, whole genome shotgun sequence and encodes:
- the LOC142172866 gene encoding uncharacterized protein LOC142172866 codes for the protein MELQISTRSLIKLSHSFIVWSSHYLLNNDYGRILRRPFLSRTYSKPKSPIQKHIQSKPHLESTTRQSICSFNKMIMTLGRQGKVIEARKVFDEMPRRDVVSYASMITVYLKHKDLPKAERLFYSMPERNVVSDSAMVHAYAKVGRLDEARRIFERMPDRNVYAWTSLISGYFQNRRVDEARKLLQEMPEKNVVTWTTAMVGFAQNGLITEARRIFDQIPQKNVIVWTAMIRAYVEDSQVDQALELFDKMPERNLYSWNVMVQGCLHDNRVNNALELFNAMPWKNAVSWTTIVTGLARNGLIELAREYFDQMPNKDPAAWNAMITAYVDEGLVSTANALFDLMPNKDIVSWNVMIDGYAKSGLEGEALKCFILMLRSGLRPNQTTLTSVVTSCVGILELLQAHVLVLLLGFDQDTSLNNALVTMYSRCGDINSSLITFENLKVKDVVSWTAMILAYANHGLGNQALQAFAQMLRSGNKPDEITFVGLLSACSHAGLVKKGRKFFESMRHAYGLKPRAEHYCCLVDILGRGKLVDEAMKAVHQIPPEECDGAVLGALLGACKLYGDVGVANQICDEIVEREPGNSGAYVLMANAYAASGRWGDFAQVRKKMKERNVKKVPGISEIEVNGKNHIFFVGDKSHPEKEEIYILLKDNLLPLMQEMI